A section of the Ochotona princeps isolate mOchPri1 chromosome 19, mOchPri1.hap1, whole genome shotgun sequence genome encodes:
- the LOC101523606 gene encoding protocadherin alpha-2, with amino-acid sequence MMSSWRRGLETTRLLLLSLLLLAAWRAGSGQLRYSVPEEAKHGTFVGRIAQDLGLQLAELVPRLFRVASRGGADLLEVNLQNGILFVNSRLDREELCGRSAECSVHLEVLVERPLQVFHVEVEVRDINDNAPVFPMTVKTIQFSESRLPDSRYPLEGASDADIGVNALLSYRLSSSEIFSLDVQTNEDLSQSLFLVLGKPLDREEAVEINLLLVATDGGKPELTGTVQIHITVLDVNDNEPIFSQSVYKVQLLENLAEGTVVVKVNASDADEGPNSEIVYSLSSDVPSTVQAMFKIDPKTGEIRTKGKLDYEEIKSYDIQIIASDKGTPPMSGHCKISVKVVDINDNIPEIYITSLSLPIKEDAPLGTVIALISVSDRDSGPNGQVTCSLEPHVPFKLLSTYKNHYSLVLDSALDRESVSGYDVVVRARDAGSPPRWASASVRVEVADVNDNAPQFAQAEYTVFVKENNAPGCHIFTVSAQDADAQENARVWYSLVERRVGGRALSSYVSVHGESGRVYALQPLDHEELEVLRVEVSARDAGAPSLGSNVTLQVFVLDENDNAPWLLARGAGGPLGAAVAASELVPRSAGAGHVVTKVRAVDLDAGYNAWLWFELQAASAGGARCPFRVGLYTGEISTTRALDELDAARQQLVVLVRDHGEPALTATATVLVSLVDGGQAAPSWSRASVAASASAVALGGASSLVDVNVYLVVAICAVSSLLVLTLVVWAAVRCSSGAASAEGACVSGPAAAAAAALVCSSAVGSWSRSQRRRQRVCSGEGPPKADLMAFSPSLSQGPECAEESKQPLESEYLGQPHDVAVDHKVFIHIKKRKSVCYVYGCCFLSSSRKHGNGGEFKKPSIKKRTYLLHFGSR; translated from the coding sequence ATGATGTCTTCTTGGAGAAGGGGCCTTGAAACCACGCGCTTGCTGCTGCTCTCGCTTCTGCTCCTCGCAGCCTGGCGGGCAGGGAGCGGCCAGCTGCGCTACTCGGTCCCCGAGGAGGCCAAACACGGCACGTTCGTGGGCCGCATCGCGCAggacctggggctgcagctggccgAGCTGGTGCCGCGCCTGTTCCGGGTGGCGTCCAGGGGCGGCGCGGACCTGCTGGAGGTGAATCTGCAGAATGGCATCTTGTTCGTGAATTCTCGGCTGGACCGTGAGGAGCTGTGCGGGCGCAGCGCGGAGTGCAGCGTGCACCTGGAGGTGCTGGTGGAGCGTCCTCTGCAGGTGTTCCacgtggaggtggaggtgagggACATCAATGACAATGCGCCTGTGTTTCCTATGACGGTAAAAACTATCCAGTTTTCTGAATCGAGACTGCCTGATTCCAGGTATCCTCTGGAGGGCGCATCAGATGCAGACATCGGAGTCAATGCCCTCCTCTCctataggctcagctccagtgagaTTTTCTCTCTAGATGTTCAGACGAATGAAGACCTAAGCCAGTCTCTATTTCTCGTGCTGGGGAAACCTctggacagagaggaagctgttGAGATTAATTTGTTGCTAGTGGCTACTGATGGGGGCAAGCCTGAGCTGACGGGCACTGTTCAGATACATATTACAGTATTAGATGTAAATGATAACGAACCCATTTTTTCCCAATCAGTTTACAAAGTGCAGTTGTTGGAGAACCTTGCAGAAGGCACGGTAGTCGTTAAGGTAAATGCTTCTGATGCAGACGAAGGACCTAACAGTGAGATTGTGTATTCACTCAGTAGTGACGTGCCCTCCACTGTACAGGCTATGTTCAAAATAGATCCCAAAACAGGGGAAATCAGAACTAAGGGAAAGTTGGATTATGAGGAAATAAAATCCTACGACATTCAGATTATTGCGTCTGACAAAGGAACCCCTCCAATGTCAGGCCACTGTAAAATATCAGTGAAAGTTGTGGATATCAATGATAACATACCAGAGATTTATATAACATCACTGTCTCTGCCCATCAAAGAGGACGCTCCACTGGGCACCGTCATCGCCCTCATCAGCGTGTCTGATCGCGACTCCGGCCCAAACGGACAGGTCACCTGCTCCCTCGAGCCCCACGTGCCCTTCAAGCTGCTGTCCACCTACAAGAACCACTACTCGCTGGTGCTCGACAGCGCCCTGGACCGCGAGAGCGTGTCTGGCTACGACGTGGTGGTGAGAGCGCGCGACGCGGGCTCGCCCCCGCGCTGGGCCAGCGCCAGCGTGCGGGTGGAGGTGGCCGACGTGAACGACAACGCGCCCCAGTTCGCGCAGGCCGAGTACACGGTGTTCGTGAAGGAGAACAACGCGCCGGGCTGCCACATCTTCACGGTGTCGGCGCAGGACGCGGACGCGCAGGAGAACGCGCGCGTGTGGTACTCGCTGGTGGAGCGTCGCGTGGGCGGGCGCGCGCTGTCGAGCTACGTGTCTGTGCACGGCGAGAGCGGCCGCGTGTACGCGCTGCAGCCGCTGGACCACGAGGAGCTGGAGGTGCTGCGCGTGGAGGTGAGCGCGCGCGACGCGGGCGCGCCTTCGCTGGGCAGCAACGTGACGCTGCAGGTGTTCGTGCTGGACGAGAACGACAACGCGCCCTGGCTGCTGGCGCGCGGCGCGGGCGGGCCTTTGGGGGCGGCTGTGGCTGCGAGCGAGCTGGTGCCGCGGTCGGCGGGCGCGGGCCACGTGGTGACGAAGGTGCGCGCGGTGGACTTGGACGCGGGCTACAACGCGTGGCTGTGGTTCGAGCTGCAGGCGGCGTCTGCGGGCGGCGCGCGCTGCCCGTTCCGCGTGGGCCTGTACACGGGCGAGATCAGCACGACGCGCGCCCTGGACGAGCTGGACGCTGCGCGCCAGCAGCTGGTGGTGCTGGTGCGGGACCACGGCGAGCCGGCGCTCACGGCCACGGCCACGGTGCTGGTGTCGCTGGTGGACGGCGGTCAGGCGGCGCCGTCGTGGTCGCGGGCGTCAGTGGCGGCGTCCGCGTCTGCGGTCGCGCTGGGTGGTGCGTCGTCGCTGGTGGACGTGAACGTGTACCTGGTGGTGGCGATCTGCGCGGTGTCGAGCCTGCTGGTGCTGACGCTGGTGGTGTGGGCGGCGGTGCGGTGCTCGTCGGGTGCAGCGTCGGCGGAGGGCGCGTGCGTGTCGggtccggcggcggcggcggcggcggcgctggtgTGCTCGAGCGCGGTGGGGAGCTGGTCGCGCTCGCAGCGGAGGCGGCAGCGGGTGTGCTCTGGGGAGGGCCCGCCCAAGGCCGACCTCATGGCCTTCAGCCCCAGCCTTTCCCAGGGTCCGGAGTGTGCAGAAGAGTCAAAACAGCCCTTAGAGTCCGAATATTTAGGCCAG